ttctactTTAGCtttatccacctctattcccttgtttgaaattttatgcccaagggcaatcccttcagtcaccataaaatgacatttttcccagtttaaaactaggttagtctcttggcatcttttcaaaacaagtgctaaatggtcaaggcaggagctgaatgagtctccatagactgagaagtcatccatgaagacttccagaaatttttccaccatatcagagaaaatagagagcatgcatctctgaaaggttgcaggcgcattacacagcccaaatggcatccttctgtaagcaaatactccagatggacatgtgaatgttgttttctcttgatcctggggatctactaaaatttggttgtagcctgaatagccatccaaaaagcattaataatcatgacctgctagtctttctagcatctggtctatgaatggtaaaggaaagtgatcctttctggtgactgtattgagccttctgtagtcaatacacatgcgccaccctgtaactgttcttgtaggaaccagttcattgcttcctcttcttgtggatttaaagcagagcttatgatcactggaaaagtgtcaccttctcccagaaatacatatttcagagatgatggtaatggtttgagctcgggtttaggaggtgttTCCTCTTCATGAGAAAGTTTCAGAAGTTCTTTCAATTCTTCTGAATCCTccatatcaggctgaacatctttaaaaatgtcctccagctctgattcgagactcttagccatgttgatctcctctaccaaagagtcaatgagatcaactttcatgcagtctttgggtgtgtctggatgctgcatggctttgacagcatttaacttgaactcatcctcattgaccctcagggttacttcccccttttgaacatcaatgagagttcgtccagttgctaggaaaggtcttcctagaatgagagtagcactcttgtgctcttccatttccagcaccacaaagtcagtggaaaaggcgaatggcccaaccctgacaatcatgtcttcaatcacgcctgatgggtatttagtggagccatcagcaagttggagacatatccgggttggtttgacttcttcagttaaaccaagctttctgatagtggatgcaggtattagattgatgcttgctctaagatcacataaagctgtcttggtgcaattaccctctaatgtgcatggtatcagaaagctcccgggatccttaagcttttctggaaagctttttagaatgactgcactacattcttcagtgaggagaactctttcagtttctctccaatccttcttatgactcaagatctctttcatgaacttggcataagaaggtatttgctcaagtgcctctgcaaatggaatctttatttcaagagtcctcagatagtctgcaaagcgagcaaattgcttatcctgctcctctttgcggagtttttgaggataaggtattttggctttgtattcttcaaccttagttgctgcaggtttacttcctacagaggtggttggagaagcctttttagaggggttgttatcagcacttgtgtgtgtctgatccctcactggcaattgaatgccagagttagaagctggagtgacgttagacgccagctcttcatctgttcctggcgtctgaacgccagaactgtgcctcctttgggcgttcaacgccagatccttgcttgtttctggcgttgaacgccagttttgagcattttctggcgttgaacgccagtcttgtgccttttctggcgttgaacgccagttttgagcatagtctgggcgttcagtgccagcttgtGTGCCAGATTTATTCCTTtctgggctcttattgtcctcagaTGGATCTGGGGTAGCTTGCTCATTTCTTGGCctcctgctaccttgaggtggggtatttaatgttttcccacttctcaattgaactgcttggcactcttctattatttgttttgacagctgctgctttgtttgctttaattgtacttccatatttatattagctgTTCTTGTGTCTTGTAACATCTCCTTGAActcggctagctgctttgttaaaaagtccaattgctgattgaattcagcagcttgttctacaggactgagttaagcagttactgttttagcctcttctttcatggaagggtcacagcttaggtacagatgctgatttctggcaactgtatcaatgagctcttgagcttcttcaattgtctttctcatatggatagaccccccggctgagtggtctagagaagtCTGAGCCTTCTCTGTaagtccataatagaagatgtctaattgcacccactctgaaaacatttcagaggggcattttcttagcatctctctgtatctttcccaagcatcataaagaggttCATTacctccttgtttaaagccttggatgtccagccttagctgtgtcatccgtttgggaggaaagtattgattcaggaatttttcttacagctgtttccatgtctttatgctagctttaggctggttatttaaccacctcttagcttgatcttttacagcaaatggaaacagtaatagtctgtagacatcctgatctacttccttatcatgtactgtgtcagcaatttgtaaaaattgtgccagaaactctgtaggttcttcctgtggaagaccggaatagtggtaactttgctgcaccatgataatgagctgaggattcaactcaaagctactaactccaatggagggtatgcagatactacttccatatgaagcagtagaggggttagcatatgaccccagagtcctcctggactgttcatttccacttagatccatgatggagaaagggagatgatgtaagataaaaaatcttatttttatttatttatttatttattttaattatttcgaaagagaataaattaaaataaaataaataaaaaatagatgaagattttcgaaaaaaaatgaggagagagaatttttgaaaaagatatgatttgaaaaagatttcaaattttaaaaaaatctgaattttaaagttgattttcgaaaacttgctttaaaatagagggaaaagatatttttggatttaatgagaaaagagaaaaacaacaaaatatcacaggatctaaaatttttagatctaatgctccttattttcgaaaattttgggaagaaaacaccaaacttaaaaattttaagatcaaaatacacgaagactcaagaacactttgaagattcacgagaacaccaaacttaaaatttttagaaaaccaaaataaaattttcgaaaaacaaagggaAATTaccaagaaaacaccaaacttaaagtttggcacaagatttaatagaaaaattatttttgaaaaatttttgaaaagaacatAAAGGACTctaacccaaaagacaaaaatttcctaaccTAAGCAACAAGATttaccgtcagttgttcaaactcaatcaatccccagcaacgacgccaaaaacttggtgcacgaattgtgaatcacacttttcacaactcgtaccactaaccagcaagtgcactgggtcgtccaagtaataccttacgtgagtcacgtcacagtcattcaatcactgaatcctactcggaataccacagacaagggttagactttccggattctcatgaatgccgccatcaatctagcttataccacgaagattctgattaagagatccaagagatactcattcaatctaatgtagaacggaagtggttgtcaggcacgcgttcatagggaatgatgatgattgtcacgttcatcacattcaagttgtagtgcaaatgaatatcttagataggaacacgcatgtttgaatggaaaacagaaatacttgcattaattcatcaggacacagcagagctcctcacccccaacaatggagtttagagactcatgccatcaaagagtacaaaattcaggtctaaaatgtcatgagatacaaaataagtttctaaaagttgtttaaatactaaactagtagcctaggtttacagaaattgagtaaactatgacagatggtatagagatccacttctggggcccacttggtgtgtgctggggctgagacttaagcaattcacgtgcataaggcctttttgggcgttcaacgccaggtttggatccatttctggcgttgaactccaacttttaatccttttctggcgctggtcgccagaattgggcagagaactggcgttgaacgccagtttacgtcatctatccttgagcaaagtatagactattatatatttctggaaagccctggatgtctactttccaacgcaattgaaatcgcgccattttgagttctgtagctccagaaaatacactttgagtgcatggaggtcagaatccaacagcatcagcagtcctttttcagcctgaatcagatttttgctcagctccttcaatttcagccagaaaaatacctgaaattacataaaaacacacatctcatagtaaagtccagaaatataaatttttcctaaaaactaatggaaataaactaaaaactaactaaaacatcctaaaaactatatgaaattaaccccaaaaagcgtataaaatatccgctcatcacatgtgAACTTGACTTGATCCTTTTTGACATCTTTAGATGAAGAGCTTCCTTTGCTTTTGCTTTTGTGTCTCAGTAGTCTTCTCATTTTTCTCGCAAAGAGCAccatttcttcatctgagaaGCTGTCATCAGATTTTTCTCCTTGGGCTGTCATTCTTGATTTAAgtgctatacttttctttttgtcatctTTGTCTTGAGACATGTGAGTAGTTTCATAGGCCAGCAGCTTTCCTCTTAGCTCATCATAGGTGATTTTGATCAAATCATTCCTTTCAGAGATGGCTGTGCTTTTCACTTCTCACTTCTTAGTGAGACTTCTCAGGATCTTTCTTACTAGAGTTTCTTCAGAGTAGTTCCTTCCCATGGCGTCcagattgttgatgattattgagaaCCTTTCGAACATTTGATCGATGCTCTCATCCTCCTTCATACTGAACATTTCATACTCCTTCATCAGCATGTCAATTCTGGTTTCCTTCACTTGCTTAGTGTCTTCATGAGTGAGTCTGAGCTTGTCCCATATTTCTTTAGCCGTTTTGCACCTTGACACTTTTCTGAACTCTTCAAAACTGATTGCGCAGTGCATCAggttgattgccttgacattgagttcaactttcttcttttcttcatctgTCCATTCGCTGTCCTCCTTCGCCACAACTTCTCCATCAGCATTCTGTTTGGTGGGAACATCTGGACCGTTGAGAATGATCTTCCAGATGTTGTAGTCGATCGACTGCACGAAGATTCTCATTCTCTCTTTTCAATAAGAGTAGTTGCTACCATTGAAGTAGGGAGGTCTATTGTTAGACTGTCCTTCAGTGAGAGTGAAAGCCACGATGTTGGGATTCATGTTGTTGGCaatggatctttgctccaagctgtGAAGCTTGACTCCTTGAGACCATGCTCtggataccaattgatggttctaGATGAACTTGAGAAGAgggggttgaatcaagttagCTTAAAATTTAGAGTTTCAAACTCTGTTGCAGTGGAAGCTTAAGTTGCAAGAGATTATTTGAAATTATCTCAAACGCAGAACATTAAAAgagtagagaagaagagaaaggggccagcatgtatcctggttcagatTCTTAGTACCATGaatcctacgtccagtctccaccacaaactatggtggaattttcactataatcctcagattacatacaccaatactattgaattacTCCCTAATCCAACTAGTATCtacccaagctttcttcaccaaagcttagcaaccccaaagtgctaacccaacttggaaGGGGAATCTACACAGATTCAATTCtcaccaagtgctaacccaacttggcaaggggaactaatcctagttcaCACACTCAAATTACATCAGAAATTAAAACAGTGGCTATTTTGCATCACTCTTGccttttctctcttggctttGAACCTCACATAATTGCCTTTTCTCAAAACAGAAAATAACGCAAGACAGCCATAACACAAAAATCAGAATTAAGcttgagtagaagaaagagattcCAGCTCTGTGTTAGAGATAGTGCTCTGAGTGTGTGTTCTCTCTTTCTTGCTTTCAAGTGTTGATGTGAGGCTTCCTTTATAGATTCACCTTGCTCTACCACTTTGTTCTTCCTTGCCTCTTCCAATTTCTTGTACCATCAACTTGTTGGAGCTGTCTCCTATGGCATGCAATCCTTTTTCCATCCTGCTCCACTAACGCTGCTTGTTGGAGGGTCTGATCCACCAACCTCTGTTGTCCTTGGAGTTGTTGTCTTCCTTGGCAAGCAAAGTGTTTCCATATTTGAGCCATTCCAACTGCTGTCCATAGCTCTGAGTTTTTGTTTTGCTCTTCCAAACTTTACTTGTGATCTTCTGCATTTTTTATTTGCTGATGTCCTTATGTTTTGTTGCTTTGCTAGAGCCACAGCTGTCCATGTTatgttattattttctttttgttccaGCTGTCCTCCTTTCTCCATGATGGACAGATGCCCATTTTTCACTTTAGCAAATGCATAGCCTTCTAGTTTTTGCTGAACGGTGCTTATTAAGTACCTTGGGTTTGTGCCATTGTTCTAAAAACTGAactggaccggccggttcaaccgggTTAACCGGAAACCGATTACTTAGTCGGTCCAGGTAAGCAAATAAACCGTCTGGCAAAAAACTGGTAAAAAATCGGTCAAACTGGCAGTTAACCGGTGAATCGGTAGAACCGTCCGGTTTTTTAGAGAATTTCCGGTTTGGAAATAAACTCTGTAAACGGTGTCGTTTTgtctataattaaaaaaaaatgaaaggctAAAGTGCTGAACGGTGAACCCTAACTCTTCCCAAATCCCAACCCATCTTCTCAGTAGCAACTCAACTCTCCTCTCTGCTCTGAGAACCATAGAGCTACCACCACCAATTGAGCAGCCCACCGCCACCATATCCCGCAGCCACCGTGTTCCGCAGCCACCGCGTCCCGCAGCCACCGTGTCCTGCAGCCACCGCGTCCTGCAGCCCACCGCATCCCGCAGCCACAGCAGCGATGGGTTTGACCACCACAGCCTCCACGGTGTCGTTGTCATCGCCGAGCTCGCCTCCTCTATCGTCGTCGTTGCTCGCCGCCGGTAAGTAATACATGTATATTGAGCTCACCTCCGCTGTTATTCCTCCTCGCCGCCTTCTGATCTTCTGTTCATGATTTTCTGATTTATTTGTTTGCCGGAttcatgattttgatttttgattttctgaggttatttgtTCATGGTTAATCATTTATTTGTTTGCGGGACTTCATGATTTTGGTTGCTGAATTCAtgattttctgaggttattttggattcatgatttttaattttctgaGGTTGTTTATTTGTTCAtgattttctgaggttattttttatttttgattttctgagttaattggtCACTCCCCTCTGTGTAGTTTGCTGAGTTAATTCATCACTCTCCTCTGTGTCCGGTGTTCCCTTTCtctgaattattttttattgtggAGTTTGATGAGTTTGCTAATTTTGTTTGCTGATTTAGTTTGCTGAGTTTTCTAATTTAGTTATGCTGTGGAGTTTGCTGATTTAGTTTGCAAATTTTGTTCATAATTTTCCTTATAATCTCCAGTGAAGATCTTTGGTTTGTTATACATATTAAATGGTTatatttttttcaacttttttccCATCTAATTTTCAATGATTGTGATAAAGTCATTAATATTGTTACCTTGCCTTTTATTCAATGCAGAGGCATGTGGTGGACTTTTATGTATCTGATTTTCAATCTGGATTGAGAACTTTGGTTAAAACAGGCTATGGTGCCAGGGTGACCCCTTATGTCGATGATTCTATTGTAATTGATGTCAATCCAGCCAATAAAGACATGTCCCCTGAGTTTTTTCGATGGTTAGGGAAGAGAAAGCTTTCTAGTGACAATCGTATAATGCAGTTAAAAGAAGGGTAATGTAATTTATCTTATTGAAGAGTTGAAATTTTTTGGGTAAAATTGGTATAAAATGAAGCACTTAATCCTGGCATTTGTTCTTGAGAAaactttgtttcattctataaaGATATATGTCCTTGAGTGAACTATGCTTCTCGTTGAGTAATAaaactttgattttgattttgattgatATGATCGTTGCATGTTGTTGTGTAAATGGAAGCAATTTGGGTCATGCCTTAGGGAAATAGTTGTTTTTTGTTATGAACTTTGTTGATTGAAGTTGGATGTGaacttttaatattaaattatgaataatttatgatgtaaaattgtgaaattttaaattttattaagttagaaattattaaatttatatattcaaaattatatacattttttaataattttatttaatatttaattaaaccggttaaaTTTTGGTTGAACTCCGGTCGAACCaatgaaccattgaaccagtgatTTCACTGATTTATTgatcggtccggttctcgcaaccttggtttGTGCATTGATTTGAAACACTCAAGGAATACTTAAGCAACATTGTTGGGCTGAGAAAAGAATAATGGGCCCATGTTATGTATCACTAGAAGTGGTTGATGCACTATAAAATTAGACATTTTGAGCCTACATCACTAACACCCACATTAAATAATATTGGACTTTTAACCCAaccaatgtttgtcatcatttgtTTGCCCAATCATCAAACTAAGCTCAACATATATAATTAACATAAGGTGACTATTGTCATTTAACAACTTGCTCCCGTAATGATACTAGCTTGGCTCACGATCCTTCCCTGAGCTCTCTGTTGACACCATAAGTTAGATGTTGATATACTAAATTAGTGTCACGTGTTACAAAAGAGTTAGTCTATAATGTTGATACTAAATAAAAAACCCACAGATGAGAACACTTTGTGGTGAAATAACGAATGGTGTATGACTAATTTTTACTGTCTCCATCAGACATGTCCCGAACTGTATTGAAATGATACATTTAAATTTATGTATTGTTGTCttgtaaaataattaattactaagtaataaaaaataatattttctaaaattttggaTTTGTATTaatggatttttttaattaaacatcATTTTATGACTAATTATTCTACAATACAATAATACACGAATTTAAATATACCATTATCATACGTTCTAGGACATCTCTAGAAGGAAAACTGAGACTAAgagatagaaattgaaataaattttagtattatgtttggtgtaaaataagagataaaaattgaaataagaatgaagttctaatttaatttatacaaaGAGTAAAATTAGAATCCATTAATTGAAATGGGAGTATTtcaagtataaaatattattaaaattttagtttttattccTAAAAATTTCAATATCCTGTGTCCCCACTTTTtgaaggtactgaaatactgaaattttgaagagaaaaattaaaattttagtaccagtatTTAGCCAAcaaacataatattaaattttaatctttCGGTTTCCGTCccatacctcaaaacaaacactactAGGTAGGGACAAAAACTAGTCACATATCATTCGCCTACTTCAATGTCCTCATGTATatgtgtgtgttttgttgttgtttttttaaaaaaggaTCACCACCTTATACCGATCTGAATTGTTGATGTGTTATGTTGATGCATGACATTCTACATAAGTACATATTACTTGACTTATCAACAGTTTATCTGTGTTCAAACTTTAAATTAGGCCATATAAGGTCACCTGTGACTCGTTTTGATGCCTAAACTTTATAAGAATGTGTCAAATACCCAAATTATTACTTGGATAAATTGGTCTCTCTTATTtgcctttttaaattttaaattctaaatatttttaaaaatttggatcctaaaacttataaaaattagccaatatttatttttaaaatttttttctctctatagttatcaatttatttcttaatcttttttcaattactattttattagttaattattagttgaaaaaattatactatatatacaaaaaaattatatcaataaTTAATCAATTACTATGTATAAAAATACATATTAAGTTAGAATTAATTTTTGAGTATATTAATAGGAGAGGTCTAAGAATGGCTAAATTTGACTTATTTGACTTATTCATAAACACATTACATGTGAAAACTGGAGAGTAGCATGTAGGTTGGGTTTGATCACGTTATATATtagcaaggttgcgagaaccggaccggtcaataaatCGGTGAAGTTATTGGTTCAATGGTTTATTGGttcgaccggggttcaaccgggatttaaccggtttaattaaatattaaataaaattattaaaaaatgtatataattttgaatatataaatttaataatttctaacttaataaaatttaaaatttcacaattttacatcataaattattcataatttaatattaaaagttCACATCCAACTTCAATCAACAAAGTT
The DNA window shown above is from Arachis ipaensis cultivar K30076 chromosome B08, Araip1.1, whole genome shotgun sequence and carries:
- the LOC107610555 gene encoding uncharacterized protein LOC107610555; protein product: MRIFVQSIDYNIWKIILNGPDVPTKQNADGEVVAKEDSEWTDEEKKKVELNVKAINLMHCAISFEEFRKVSRCKTAKEIWDKLRLTHEDTKQVKETRIDMLMKEYEMFSMKEDESIDQMFERFSIIINNLDAMGRNYSEETLVRKILRSLTKK